The following nucleotide sequence is from Lytechinus pictus isolate F3 Inbred chromosome 10, Lp3.0, whole genome shotgun sequence.
TCAATTTCACGGAGCTAAAgggagaaaaaatgaatatactTGTAATTTATAATGTGGGGCGATTCaagctcgggggggggggggtatttatttatattcaattcACTGAATTCAGCATTAAACCAGGTTTAAGGAATATCATAAAGAAGacatacaagaaaataaaaacatcaaataaATATCAAACCAAGATTAATATTAAAAGTAGGGTTGGTACGGAGAACAAAGAAGATTGATATTATCTAAGATACAAGAATGAATGGAAATTGGACATGCactaaaaaaacatgaaagctCGTAAGGATGCACATACCAGTATATATTTCTCTTGTCCATAGACATGTACAGTGTTAATAGCATATGCTGATAGGTTATCTCTCATGATTACTGGTGAGTCAAGACTACGCTCAGTTAAACCCTGAAGGAATGCCGACTTGCCAGCTCCTCTAGGACCGATCACGTTACAACGGAAGACATTACGGGATGTTTGGCGCTTTTGAAGATCTACCTTTTTGTCTCTTGTTACTATGAATAGAATACAAGAAAGGGATAATGAAACAATGGTTTGAAGGTGGTAAACTTCTACAATAATCTCAATGAAAAGTTTTATAAATTAtgtgttgtggcccagtggattagtcttctgactttgaaacagaggatcgtgggttcgaatcccagccatggcgtaatttccttcagctagaaatttatccacattgtgtaAATTTAGAAATTCATTGGCATACCACTGAACCACTTTCCTTTACTGGATAAATTTTTTCACCTAGCATATTCATCCTTCTCTTTACTTGTAAGTACTGCAAACTGAAACCATGAAGTACCAGTATGACCGACGGCAGGcacatttcaaacatttttaaaagattacttttaaagtagaaaatatattgaaaatcataaaaataaagaattatatatcaaattaaaggggaaaataagaagaacacgatggtgtacatcatttatcatggagaccgatgaaactcacttaattgatagtttgaagttctctctctgaatgcttcaaacacgcacaattacgtccgcgaaattggttTTTTTAAATGACGTGTATAAGTGTACGAGAGatgtgattggctctcccacgtcaagctccacttgcatacaaaacctgttgcgagggtacgttttctccacactgtcactgaatacttcgatcacgaaatgaaagaaaacccagaagtttatctagattttggatttttaaattgatgagtttgaagatgaagagaaaattgatgaagtttctagctctagtgacgtggatggaggtaaattaggggaattacgcctttgatgatgagtcggacaattcaacttgcatgccgattcgctaccaactcatgcagctgctactGCTAGTGCTAGGCTGCACGTACCGcgggccaaaataaatccatgaaaattaatTCCAGCCTGACAATCTAGACAGAGACTCTTCCCTCATTTActctaaagaaggaaaataatgatataactgtacttacaaacaagtgaatatatccgaatctgaaggcaaatcaactcaacgaatagcagcagacgatatgcaccgacgataatattcacgtggctgggataaattgtcactcgttctgttagatataatttctacctcattatttagacaaaattacgaaactcagggaattatttatctatataaaaatatagtaacaccttgtactatttttaatttacgataaaacctttttttaagcaaaaagttgaggtagattaaaattagatgtaaaagatcacccccaacatgcgtagctcgtatgtaaacaaaccatcacaaacacacattgcttgctcgccttggcTGAGCTGCTCAGAGAGTATGGTAGATGCACCtgttgcacagctctcaaccggcattttggatggtttgtttacaatcacatacggaacgagctacgcatgttggggatgatcttttacatctaattttaatttaccacAACTTTTTGCtacaaaaaaggttttatcgtaatttaaaaatagtacgaggtgttactatattttcatatggataaatatttccagagtttcgtaattttgtctaaataatgagatagaaattatatctaacagaatgagtgacaatttatcccagccacgtgaatattatcgtcggtgcatatcgtctgctgctattcgttgagttgatttgccttcagattcggatatattcacttgtttgtaagtacagttatatcatcattttccttctttagagtaaatgagggaagagactctgtctAGATCGTCAGGCTGGAattaattttcatggatttattttggccaGCGGTACGTGCAGCTAGCACTAGCagtagcagctgcatgagttggtagcgaatcggcatgcaagttgaattgtccgactcatcatcataggcgtaattcccctaatttacctccatccacgtcactagagctagaaacttcatcatcattctcttcatcttcaaaatcataaatttgaaaatccaaaatctagataaacttctgggttttctttcatttcgtgatcgaagtattcagtgacagtgtggagaaaacgtaccctcgcaacaggttttgcatgcaatgGAGCTTGACGTAGGAGAGCCAATCGCGTCTCTCGTACACTCAcacacgtcatcaaattcgagtcaattcagagaccgctGGGAGgcgtatttcggagaggcattttagcgctttttaattggcgatttccaccttatgtattactttcgttatttttgaatgaccaaatgataatccccacatcatgacctttccactgatatataataaggccatattcataatcaatatatttctcctttaaagggAAGAATAATCTGACATGCGTACATGATTCAGATTACAAATCAACACAGTTTTGATAAGTTGAACATTAAATTGTGGACCATTCTGCCATATTCACATTTCCTATTTTAACTGTACATTACAAATTACTACAATACCTAATACACTGGTCCccataacataaagcttaggGATTGATTGTAGTGATAATTTTACTAATGATCATGCACAATAATCAAAGCAACCAATTTTAGAAATCACTAAGGGTTATGTCAGTGAAATATTTATCCTTACCAATAATTGCTGAGAGCTGGTTTTCATGATCTGCCATTACATATCTGTATCCAAAGTAAGCTAAGAATTCCAACGTTCTCTGAATGTCCAGTAATGTGGTCAACCTGCAGATGAAATATGAGAAAACAATCTGCATTATTGTGTAGGATGACAACCATCAGGAACTTCACCAGTTTCTATAACTCTCTAAGATCTTTGGTTATTCATGATATGTGTTGTCACGAAATGGTAATCTATAGacttaattcaatttaaaaaccCAGAAATGCATGTCCATCATAGCTATGGGCTTGCAAACTCTGAAAGAAGACCAACCATTTGATAATGCAATGAGTCAGATTGCAATGCTACATTAATGCATTAATCATCCTTTGTTGGGAAATCTTGAAACCCTGTGAAAGAATGTAGAGTCGAGGTTTCATGGTAAACTGTGTATATTTCTTGGACATGTTTTTGTTTCTGGCCCGGACTCTACAAACTCAACGTTAGGATGGTCCTTTTGAAGAGAAAACTGATTCATCCTGCACTAGATGTACTTACGTCCATTGCGATAGGTAACCATGTAACGTGATCCAACCCTTCTCGTTGGTGCATACCGTCATGTTGACGTCAGGACCCCAAGGCATCATGGGACATGTCTGGAATAACGTCTGTAACTCCGCTGGTGATAAGGCACCATCACgatcctttgaaaaaaaaatgaatgattaattaataaaaagatttgaataaaaagggaaagttGAGTTCTGGggaaaaaaggtgaaaaattaAATCCAAGCAGAATATCAGGATCAAAATGAtccaatgatgataaaaattgctttcaaaatggccttgtaccataataacaataaatgatAATAGGTATACAGAGCTTATCACAAAAACGTCTCTAAGCACCtaagaaaatagagagaaaaagaaagaaatttcaGCCAACAATTAATTTACACTTGTATAGTTGACCGTTGAGGGAGCTGCATTTGCTAAAACAACTTTTTAATGAACAAGTATGTTTTAACACAGACTTCAAtataacaagaaatatttaaacACTTATAATCAATTTCACGAGTGTTGccacaaaaataaattatttcatactcCAGTGCCTcagtgaaaatgaaatacatggaAGAAAATGGTTCTTACCTTGTCATATTTCTCAAAGTGAGATGTGAGGAACTGGTAGCCTAAATGACTCATTTCTGTCGAGCAACCTCTACCAACTCTCAAcctaatatataaaaaaagaatatcacATTCATAGAGATGACATTTGTTGCTCGGTGTTGGGTATTGGTCAAATTGGATTCTCTAACATTTGCTTTGGTAACTATTGCCAATTAAAAATCTGCAAATCAATTAATCTTTTCTATGTACAAAACTATGTATTCTCAACCCTGACACAATATAACATCACATAATTCAGACCAGTAATAAGTACAATCATTATTCACTATTTTCAGAACctgctaatttgaattttctctagcaaaatactcagctgtcaAGCAGTGAATACACACAATCCTTGCATTGTTATATTTTGCAGCTTACAGGGTTCTGATTTGTAAATTTCACTTATAGCTTTGGTTGGGGTTAATAAAGACACTATCTTCCGCAACCTGTGCCACAGACCATGGGCCTGTTACACCAAACTTAACAATTAATTAAACAGTTGATTTGTAAAGATTGATTGCACGTGATCATCAATGTAACCAAACGTAACAATCAGTCCTACAATCAAATGCCTAGCTTTGTGTTTACTGGGCCCATAACTGACTTTGATCACTGTACGAGTGAACTGACCTTGGTTGTAAGTATTCTGAGTTGAGTTTGAGTGAATCACTGTAACCAAACTTCCTAAGGACAGTCCATGTTGTCTCGTGTCTCCCTCGTTGAATGAACAGTGTATGAAGGAAGAGAAAACCTGCAGAAAAAAGGGAATAGGAAATCATTCACTAGTGAAAGCAAAAATAACTTTCAATAGTATTTGCATCACGATAGAGGTAGACAAATAATCTCTATGATCACAAGTGATCTGATAGCCCCGTTCTTTGGATATCTATCACGTTTTCAACTATTTCTACAGCTAGTAATTTCGCATTTCCAGATTATACATTGAAAATTGATGGAATTGCTCAGATGCAGCATTTGAAATGACAATAAATCCATGATTTAACACTCTTATACTTGACAAGCCATGCTTTTAATCAACAACTTGGACTCCTGGCAAAGCACATCATATCAGAAAATGTGGTGACatattatacagatataaaATAAAGTTCTTAGTTGGCATATTAGTGTGGCATCACGAAAAGTAAGTCGGGTAAGTTTTAAccatcaaattattttcacagCTAGAAGTAAGGAGTTTTAGACATGTTGAAAATCAGAAACTTTGTTTCCAAAGCCGATTATTTAAAATCCAAGGTTGTGAAAGAGAAATGCTGCAAGGTATTGCCTGTTGTGCATGTGTGCATGCCCTAGTGAACTAGCGGTATCACTGGTATGTTGTGAAAAGTCactaatttgaaaaataataaattgtgtAGTTTGTTTGCATTTGTGTTTCTcgtattgatattaattagatcCCCTCTTGGCCATTCAAAAAGCCTCATATTCCAAAGCTTCAAAGGGCTCCGCCCCCTCGATCCCACCAGGGGCCCGTCAGCAATATTTTGCTCGTTAGCGCTATAGTGAAGCAGTacagattctcaacaagaaatgtgGAGCTTCAAcaaaagtaattgagaatgaCTGGTCTATGATGTTCAATTACCTATTTGAGTGAGTCCATTGTTCATAACGCCTTCTGGTATATTTTTCCTAACTACTGCTTTTACATCGTCTAAAGCCTGAGGCTGAAGAGGTGCATTGAAACATCTCCtctgtaattaaaaaaaagaaatataatcattattatctccAAAATAATCTATGGGAGATAAATCATATCAATGGATAAACAGGATAAAAGAAGCGATGTAAACGAAAATTTTTCACCAACTTCGCTCCATTGACAAtgattaaaacaatttttgaaaaagtCCTTACATTTTATAACCTCtgcaaactaaaaaaaaaagcaaaatattttatttacaaatttatattaAGATGATCGTTATTCTCTATGAAATACGTTGAGATAAGTGAAAAGATGAACCTTGAGTGGAGAAATGGAATGACATATTTTCATTAGCTCCCTCCATTGATAAGTGTCCATTAACTAGcattcataatattttcatattcccACTCTAGGCCTGAAATCTACCACATGTATAGAGCTCCTCCAAATGTGGTCTTAGGAAGTTAAATCATCCTCAAGACAATAGAAAATAAACTTGCAGATTAACCCATTTGAGCCGGATTGACAATTGGCAACAATCGAACCATAGCAAGACAAATCATAACAGCCCATCTGATTACTATGGCCTTTGGTTCATGCCTGCCACATGCAGCACACTCAGTGGCAGCGATGCTGTTGACATATGACCTTATCAATTCCACAATGACATCAAATAGTGGGTAGGGCAAATCAATATAGTAGGTACAGCAAGATATTCATAAAGCTTGGCTAACCTGGAACAAGTTGAGTTCATAATCATTGAGAATACCGTCATTGTCCAGGTCGCAGATGTTGAATATTCTGCACAGCGCCCTCTTACACTCTGGTTTAAGTTCTTTGTCTTCTGCTGAATACAATGGTCCTGTTGGATGGAGGACTGCTTTCTGTGCATAGTAGAATACTTCAGAGATGTTCTTCAGATTCCTTGCTGAACAC
It contains:
- the LOC129269300 gene encoding mitochondrial Rho GTPase 1-A-like isoform X2; translated protein: MYGRRDVRILLLGDAGVGKTSLILTLVSDEFPEEEVPARAEEITIPPDVTPEKVPTHIVDFSAREQSDEILLEEIDRADVICVVYAVSNKDTIDSITDYWLPLVRNTLGSDHLTPVIIVGNKSDQADANSLETVVPIMNDYAEIETCVECSARNLKNISEVFYYAQKAVLHPTGPLYSAEDKELKPECKRALCRIFNICDLDNDGILNDYELNLFQRRCFNAPLQPQALDDVKAVVRKNIPEGVMNNGLTQIGFLFLHTLFIQRGRHETTWTVLRKFGYSDSLKLNSEYLQPRLRVGRGCSTEMSHLGYQFLTSHFEKYDKDRDGALSPAELQTLFQTCPMMPWGPDVNMTVCTNEKGWITLHGYLSQWTLTTLLDIQRTLEFLAYFGYRYVMADHENQLSAIIVTRDKKVDLQKRQTSRNVFRCNVIGPRGAGKSAFLQGLTERSLDSPVIMRDNLSAYAINTVHVYGQEKYILLREIDVGLSDELSSEELECDVACLMYDISDPRTFEYCAKIYKQHFERNSVPCLLVAGKSDKHPARQDYPLQPAQFCTHYGLPPPQTFSSVGRPNKDIYIKLATLAAYPHLKGIPEEGTNRWIKVGLGLGAFAASLFLVYRFIKHQRS
- the LOC129269300 gene encoding mitochondrial Rho GTPase 1-A-like isoform X1; the encoded protein is MYGRRDVRILLLGDAGVGKTSLILTLVSDEFPEEEVPARAEEITIPPDVTPEKVPTHIVDFSAREQSDEILLEEIDRADVICVVYAVSNKDTIDSITDYWLPLVRNTLGSDHLTPVIIVGNKSDQADANSLETVVPIMNDYAEIETCVECSARNLKNISEVFYYAQKAVLHPTGPLYSAEDKELKPECKRALCRIFNICDLDNDGILNDYELNLFQRRCFNAPLQPQALDDVKAVVRKNIPEGVMNNGLTQIGFLFLHTLFIQRGRHETTWTVLRKFGYSDSLKLNSEYLQPRLRVGRGCSTEMSHLGYQFLTSHFEKYDKDRDGALSPAELQTLFQTCPMMPWGPDVNMTVCTNEKGWITLHGYLSQWTLTTLLDIQRTLEFLAYFGYRYVMADHENQLSAIIVTRDKKVDLQKRQTSRNVFRCNVIGPRGAGKSAFLQGLTERSLDSPVIMRDNLSAYAINTVHVYGQEKYILLREIDVGLSDELSSEELECDVACLMYDISDPRTFEYCAKIYKQHFERNSVPCLLVAGKSDKHPARQDYPLQPAQFCTHYGLPPPQTFSSVGRPNKDIYIKLATLAAYPVVKGMSVLVDHPAIFWVREKFWGSSFRHLKGIPEEGTNRWIKVGLGLGAFAASLFLVYRFIKHQRS